The following are encoded in a window of Alphaproteobacteria bacterium genomic DNA:
- a CDS encoding UrcA family protein: MNLPAAAAKKASPFNANQRETAMTIKSKTLLIAAAVASIATGTAAAAQGRDVTILAPTLPSDVLVQVVRYGDLNLSSPAGQARLEDRVRSAVDNVCPAGFAIDLNAASQSSACKIAAYGDARSQMDQAIARARSGQLASAGGALRIAARR, from the coding sequence ATGAATCTCCCGGCGGCCGCGGCGAAGAAGGCTTCACCGTTCAACGCCAATCAAAGGGAAACCGCCATGACCATCAAGTCCAAGACCCTCCTGATCGCCGCCGCCGTCGCTTCCATCGCCACCGGCACCGCCGCCGCCGCCCAGGGCCGCGACGTCACCATCCTCGCCCCGACGCTCCCCTCCGATGTGCTGGTGCAGGTGGTCCGCTACGGCGATCTCAACCTGTCGAGCCCGGCCGGCCAGGCCCGCCTCGAGGACCGCGTGCGCAGCGCCGTCGACAATGTCTGCCCGGCGGGCTTCGCGATCGACCTCAACGCCGCTTCGCAGTCCAGCGCCTGCAAGATCGCCGCCTATGGCGACGCCCGCAGCCAGATGGACCAGGCGATCGCCCGGGCCCGCTCCGGCCAGCTCGCCTCGGCCGGCGGCGCCCTGCGCATCGCCGCGCGCCGCTAA